A window of Micromonas commoda chromosome 13, complete sequence contains these coding sequences:
- a CDS encoding predicted protein has product MKSRTKDDKKGKKAGAGADAGGSNDGAGADAELHQSRRRYHDALSSGVGLDAVLHGTSRAMPGFPRASKPTPPSSPPRMFPAPGQATGPGAATTAPWGALDVNNGAPHPAGARSRPDASSAAHHGGSRPSVESSTHAALSRSSASDRWRAAGAAAGVPEDVGEGTKKKRSGFILAYKAVKRSMGIPSKKDKAAAKESAEAEAKPRGAVAFASVLPPRKNPERRTVENAPTMHTTTTTTPEATKNKSARDLWAAAGAAAGVTDAAVASASKKRSPLLMAYKKMKRIAGIPSKKDKEAEKAEKAEKEARENFPATPKTLPELAAADPMRQSPPGRSAAVPETRYQSALAQIIGPPIGGHKERGPSPSGGGSVGSSGGVGGVGGGRASAPDGQRRHPSSPGRASESASATWDPALVDRILGGDVEGAIRLGQTLTTGGGGGGGGGRAAASFGGGEAGSVEALLAMAADVAAEEDGTSGGGAAGGVGAGRSSRGGEAESAGEIRARFADAMREAVRDMRRRHDTVVAIASGMGRVIEELQEVEPAAVAFGRLQRRTGFVGEAYRSPLARSQPYVVSAAIDLDTSGHVPRSFPSDKFGRQQQQQQQQPPRATTSTGASGHVPGTYPGTRGVFPPEPLDLGELPDPPGMDEHWRESPVKARMDASAAAVDSALAAAASLFPASSPDADEIREDIRIPETQLAGGETTAPHPDPKPPSPPPRHRFTAQDRARISSSFGGRHGLPPGIRRRVDAMTARTESASRAAAVVDEDNELSDELTRARRGARSRQSPSPSPSPSPSSSDESSDANVGNGWLARPERFVGKHSESASPAAAAARRRLRGVGRGGPVGLEAKFRAAAAASESESESESESESSVRSRKGGNVVVVGGDGSPVAALRARGLAPKASSDLESLRRLRRRLEETKSGGGGTGGGSSSAAKVLGDLARLGGYTSWDQVPTDRRGRHGDLDDASSLLTSPASEADVRRAREADRESSGGHTPRSVHDARLRAAMAVDVRMRRARMSSPMSSPAGGGSPGHQSLAQRRAAYREARARAARESGH; this is encoded by the coding sequence ATGAAGTCCCGGACGAAGGACGATaagaaggggaagaaggccggcgcgggtgcggacgcgggcggctcgaACGATggagccggcgccgacgcggagcttcatcaatcgcggaggaggtACCACGATGCGCTGTccagcggcgtcggcctggACGCCGTGCTGCACGGCacatcgcgcgcgatgccggggttcccgcgcgcctccaagcccacgccgccctcatcgccgccgaggatgttccccgcgccgggccAGGCGaccggccccggcgccgcgacgaccgcgccgtggGGAGCGCTCGACGTCAACAACGGGGCGCCCCATCCGGCcggggcgcgatcgcgacccgacgcgtccagcgccgcgcaccACGGCGGATCGCGACCGTCCGTCGAGTCGTCCACGCATGCCGCGCTCTCCCGTtcgtccgcgagcgacaGGTGGCgggccgcgggagccgccgcgggggtcccggaggacgtcggcgaaggaACCAAGAAGAAGCGCTCGGGATTCATCCTCGCGTACAAAGCCGTGAAGCGGAGCATGGGGATCCCGTCGAAGAAGGAcaaggcggccgcgaaggagtcggcggaggccgaggccaagccccggggcgccgtcgcgttcgcgtccgtgcTACCCCCGAGGAAGAATCCCGAGCGGCGCACCGTTGAGAACGCCCCGACGATgcacacgacgacgacgacgacgcccgaggCTACTAAAAACAAGTCGGCCAGGGACCTctgggccgccgcgggcgcggcggcgggcgtcaccgacgccgccgtcgcgtccgcgtccaagAAACGATCGCCGCTGCTGATGGCGTACAAGAAGATGAAGCGGATCGCGGGGATACCGTCGAAGAAGGACAAGGAGGCGgaaaaggcggagaaggcggagaaggaggcgcgggagaaCTTTCCCGCCACGCCCAAGACTCtcccggagctcgcggccgccgaccCGATGCGCCAGTCGCCGcccgggaggagcgcggcggtgccggaGACTAGGTACcagtccgcgctcgcgcagatCATCGGACCGCCGATCGGCGGGCACAAAGAACGGGGACCGAGcccgtcgggcggcgggagcgtcgggagcagcggcggcgtcggcggcgtcggcggcgggcgggcgtcGGCACCCGACGGTCAGCGTCGgcacccgtcgtcgcccgggcgagcgagcgagtccgcgagcgcgacgtgggaccccgcgctggtggataggatcctcggcggcgacgtcgagggcgcgataCGCTTGGGGCAGACGCTGAcaacgggcggcggcggcggcggcggcggcgggcgggcggcggcgtcgttcgggggcggggaggcCGGGTCCGTGGAGGCTCTGctggcgatggccgcggacgtcgccgccgaagaggaCGGGACgtccggaggcggcgcggcgggcggagtCGGGGCGGgccggtcgtcgcgcgggggggaGGCGGAATCGGCGGGTGAAATTCGCGCGAGATTCGCGGATGCCATGCGCGAGGCGGTTCGCGACATGCGCCGGCGGCACgacaccgtcgtcgccatcgcgtcggggATGGGCAGGGtcatcgaggagctccaggaggtggagcccgcggcggtggcgtttGGTCGGTTGCAGCGGCGCACGGGtttcgtcggcgaggcgtaccggtcgccgctcgcgaggagTCAACCCTACGTggtgtccgcggcgatcgatcTGGACACCTCTGGACACGTCCCGCGATCCTTCCCGAGCGACAAGTTCGGTcgccagcagcagcagcagcagcagcaaccgccgcgagcgacgacgtcgacgggcgcaTCCGGGCACGTTCCAGGCACGTATCCGGGAACAAGAGGAGTCTTCCCGCCGGAGCCCCTGGACCTGGGCGAGCTCCCGGACCCGCCAGGGATGGACGAGCACTGGCGCGAGTCTCCGGTGAAGGCCCggatggacgcgtcggccgccgcggtggactccgcgctggccgccgcggcgagcctcttCCCGGCTTCTtcgcccgacgcggatgAGATCCGAGAGGATATTCGAATCCCAgagacacagctggcgggcgGGGAGACGACGGCACCACACCCCGACCCTaaaccgccgtcgcccccgccgaggcACCGGTTCACCGCGCaggaccgcgcgcgcatctcctccAGCTTTGGCGGGCGGCACGGACTCCCCCCCGGGATCAGGCGACGGGTTgacgcgatgacggcgaggaccgaATCCGCGagtcgagcggcggccgtcgtcgacgaggataACGAGTTATCCGACGAGttgacccgcgcgcgacgcggggcacGAAGCCGCcagagcccgagcccgagcccgagcccgagcccgtcgtcgtcggatgaatcgtcggacgcgaacgtcggGAACGGTTGGCTGGCGAGGCCCGAGCGGTTCGTCGGAAAACATTCGGAGAGCGcgagtccggcggcggcggcggcgcgacgccggctcaGGGGGGTAGGTCGGGGGGGTCCTGTGGGGCTAGAGGCGAAGtttcgggcggcggcggcggcgtcggagtcggagtcggagtcggagtcggaaTCGGAGTCGTCCGTCCGATCACGCAAGGGGGgaaacgtcgtcgtcgtcggcggagacggttcgcccgtcgcggctctcCGCGCGAGGGGACTCGCGCCGAAAGCGTCCAGCGACCTCGAATCCCTCCGtcggctccgccgccgcctcgaggagaccaagagcggcggcggcgggacgggcggTGGGTCCTCaagcgcggcgaaggtgctcggcgacctcgccagGCTCGGCGGGTACACCTCGTGGGACCAGGTGCCGACCGACAGGCGGGGGCGGCATGGCGACTTGGACGACGCGTCATCGCTCttgacgtccccggcgtccgaggctgacgtccggcgcgcgagggaggcggacaGGGAGTCTTCGGGCGGACACACGCCGAGGTCCGTgcacgacgcgaggctgagggcggcgatggcggttGACGTTCGgatgcgtcgcgcgaggatgtcgtcgccgatgtcgtcgccggcgggcgggggatcGCCGGGGCACCAGTCGTTGGCGCAGAGGCGGGCGGCGTAtagggaggcgcgcgcgagggcggcgcgggagtcGGGGCACTGA
- a CDS encoding predicted protein, whose translation MAANHPQMSAALKNIADLNAVYLAHQRESLKAAEDDARRASRSSKKSKKDSKRKDKKRKDKKSKKDRKSRKHKDDKKDKKSRKERKASSSSGSSSGASSSDSDLDSASEDRRGRRGGGRIAQREELERGRTAAECARQILAKFPDVRGDLRGLLRTVDDGEAVAVDGIPDDRLRALVAHLFDSLGLARSSKTGAYILPRDAQKATTRLAMIFDMTPEQLAPFERARSPWRASEEPKESEEPDGADLTMEPDGSDRGGESGLEGRAMTGEEADALLGTTPVDDTDDDDDTAGGDTAGGGTAGDGKNATGGAERLLRFKAPPPPAPIPDVIGPSARPNPYDVPPALGPEGKRVLGPMVPPRAMLDAAAREAAAWAAEAVGPAPPEIVEEAELTGMEAKIAAADKALAADADPGKDAYDVLGVPPEEATPAVLKKTYWRMSLLVHPDKCEHPNAAAAFDVVKKAHQSLLDPTERAAMDAVREEKKKMEGFDEWLAGERERAEWRRLQGTPLPTDDEILNGPKPPEDEAGREEWMTKLPPQMRPRAGAPSGNVTSFATRTFVERDASTIADWTDTPKDAATREARLFLEAQEKMYSLPAARAAHDAARAQESEKLVDEFNEKRRPKSLLEQHRERAEKESKDARVRAKAEKKAKEKVAASGKKRKKGEGEGEGEEGGDGTGWEYRPWNRDTDLEAGRQSTKKLNPEEMMKKAGGDLKGRFGSGGTARSFL comes from the coding sequence ATGGCGGCCAACCACCCGcagatgagcgccgcgctcaagaaCATCGCGGACCTCAACGCGGTGTATCTCGCTCACCAACGCGAGTCGctcaaggctgcggaggacgacgcgcgccgagcatCCAGATCCTCCAAAAAGTCCAAGAAGGACTCCAAGAGGAAGGACAAGAAGAGGAAGGACAAGAAGAGCAAGAAGGACAGGAAGAGCAGGAAACACAAGGATGACAAGAAGGATAAGAAGAGTCGGAAGGAGCGGAAGGCGTCGTCCAGCAGCGGCAGCTCCAGCGGCGCGTCTTCGAGCGATTCCGACCTCGATTCCGCCTCggaggaccgccgcggacgtcgcggcggcggacgcatcgcgcagcgcgaggagctcgaacgcggcagaaccgccgcggagtgCGCGCGACAGATCCTCGCCAAGTTTCCCGACGTCCGAGGCGACCTGCGCGGGCTGCTGCGgacggtggacgacggcgaggcggtcgccgtcgacggcatcCCCGACGACAGGCTCagggcgctcgtggcgcacCTCTTCGACTCGCTGGGActggcgcggagctcgaagACGGGCGCGTACATCCTACCGCGGGACGCTCAAAAGGCGACCACGCGGCTGGCGATGATATTCGACATGACCCcggagcagctcgcgccgttcgagcgggcgcggtcgccgtggCGAGCCTCGGAGGAGCCGAAGGAATCGGAGGAGCCCGACGGAGCCGACCTGACGATGGAGCCTGACGGATCCGACCGGGGAGGCGAATCGGGGCTGGAGGGCAGGGCGATGaccggcgaggaggccgacgcgctgctcgggACGACACCGGTGgacgacaccgacgacgacgacgacacagctggcggcgacacggccggcggcggcacagctggcgacggaaaaaacgcgacggggggcgccgaacgcctcctccgtttcaaagctcctcctccgcccgcgccgattcCCGACGTCATCGGCCCGTCCGCGCGACCCAACCCTTACGACGTACCCCCCGCGCTGGGCCCCGAGGGCAAACGCGTGCTCGGACCGATGGTCCCGCCCAGGGCgatgctcgacgccgccgcgagagaGGCTGCGGCGTGggccgccgaagccgtcggaccggcgcccccggagattgtcgaggaggcggagctcaCCGGGATGGAGGCGAAAATCGCAGCCGCCGACAAGGCCttggccgcggacgccgacccGGGTAAGGACGCGTACGACGTCCTGGGCGTGCCCCCCGAGGAggccacccccgcggtgcTCAAGAAGACGTACTGGCGCATGAGTCTGCTGGTCCACCCGGACAAGTGCGAGCaccccaacgccgccgccgcctttgaCGTCGTCAAGAAGGCGCATCAATCGCTGCTCGATCCaacggagcgcgccgccatggacgcggtgcgcgaggagaagaagaagatggAGGGGTTTGACGAGTggctcgcgggcgagcgcgagcgcgccgagtgGCGCAGGCTGCAGGGCACGCCTTTGCCGACGGATGACGAGATATTAAACGGACCCAAGCCGCCAGAGGACGAGGCGGGACGGGAGGAATGGATGACCAAGCTCCCGCCGCAgatgcgcccgcgcgcgggggcgccgtcCGGCAACGTCACGTCGTTCGCCACCAGGACGTTCGTCGAgcgggacgcgtcgacgatcgcggATTGGACCGACACCCCAAAggacgccgccacccgcgaaGCCAGGCTCTTCCTGGAGGCGCAGGAGAAGATGTACTCgctgccggcggcgagggccgcgcacgacgccgcgcgcgcgcaggagAGCGAGAAACTGGTGGACGAGTTCAACGAGAAACGTCGGCCGAAGAGTTTGCTGGAGCAGCACCGGGAGagggcggagaaggagagcAAAGACGCGAGGGTtcgcgccaaggctgagaaaAAGGCGAAAGAGaaggtcgcggcgtccggcaAGAAGCGGaagaagggcgagggcgagggcgagggcgaggaagGGGGCGACGGGACCGGGTGGGAGTACAGGCCGTGGAACAGGGACACGGACTTGGAGGCGGGGCGGCAGAGCACGAAGAAGCTGAACCCCGAGGAGATGATGAAGAAGGCTGGCGGCGACCTTAAAGGGAGGTTCGGTTCTGGCGGAACCGCGAGAAGTTTTCTCTAG